The Tenacibaculum jejuense genome includes a window with the following:
- a CDS encoding serine hydrolase domain-containing protein yields MRIFKRVLLLLIAILLVAVFYNYPKLNIIAGYTAKNTASSVFLAKRTLQFTDSTDTNFSPIDLASNSVNENEKEAYASAFGLLTRKAIYREGLGSVLVVDGVDLEEKPLIPKRATSDNNTPFPYGNLDPIDSVFTEVNYDKLNKAVGDMFNDDYKTRAFLVVYKDKIIAEKYADGFDKNSLLLGWSMTKSLTSTVMGILQCDGRLNVYDKAPFSEWANDERKNITIHNLLQMNSGLEWVEDYNSISDVTKMLFLAEDVTELQINKPLVGKPNEAWNYSSGTTNVLSAIIRKQFDSHQAYLDFWYEELIDKIGMNSMVVETDMKGNYVGSSYSWATARDWAKFGLLYLKNGQWNGESLFDKDWVEYATTPTPTSNGWYGAQIWLNAGGRYPDVPKNMYSFNGYQGQNVFVLPDQEMVIVRLGLTKNADVNHFLSEILNSFK; encoded by the coding sequence ATGAGAATTTTTAAAAGAGTATTGCTGCTCTTAATAGCTATTCTGCTAGTAGCTGTCTTCTATAATTATCCGAAATTAAATATTATTGCTGGTTACACCGCTAAAAATACAGCTTCGTCAGTTTTTTTAGCGAAGCGAACTTTGCAATTTACAGATAGCACAGATACTAATTTCTCACCAATTGATCTGGCTTCTAATAGCGTTAATGAAAATGAAAAAGAAGCTTATGCTTCTGCTTTCGGTTTGTTAACTAGAAAAGCGATTTATAGAGAAGGTTTAGGAAGTGTTTTGGTTGTTGATGGTGTAGATTTAGAAGAGAAACCTTTGATTCCTAAAAGAGCAACTTCAGATAATAATACTCCTTTTCCATATGGGAATTTAGATCCGATAGATTCTGTTTTTACTGAAGTTAATTATGATAAATTAAACAAAGCTGTAGGGGATATGTTTAATGATGACTATAAAACTAGAGCGTTTTTAGTCGTGTATAAGGATAAGATTATTGCTGAAAAATATGCTGATGGTTTTGATAAAAACTCATTATTGTTAGGTTGGTCTATGACTAAAAGTCTTACGAGTACGGTAATGGGAATTTTGCAATGTGATGGTAGGTTAAATGTATATGATAAAGCTCCTTTTTCGGAGTGGGCTAACGATGAAAGGAAGAATATTACAATTCATAATTTATTACAAATGAATAGTGGTTTAGAGTGGGTTGAAGATTACAATTCAATTTCTGATGTAACTAAAATGCTGTTCTTAGCAGAAGATGTAACAGAATTGCAGATTAATAAGCCTTTAGTAGGAAAACCAAATGAAGCTTGGAATTATTCTTCAGGGACCACAAATGTATTATCTGCAATTATTAGAAAACAGTTCGATTCTCACCAAGCCTATTTAGATTTTTGGTACGAAGAGTTGATAGATAAGATTGGAATGAATTCGATGGTTGTTGAAACAGATATGAAAGGAAATTATGTAGGATCTTCATATTCTTGGGCTACAGCTAGAGATTGGGCGAAATTTGGTTTGTTGTATTTAAAAAATGGACAATGGAATGGTGAATCTCTTTTTGATAAAGATTGGGTAGAATATGCAACAACACCAACTCCTACTTCAAATGGTTGGTATGGAGCACAGATTTGGTTAAATGCAGGAGGGAGATATCCAGATGTACCTAAAAATATGTATTCTTTTAATGGTTATCAGGGGCAGAATGTATTTGTTTTACCAGATCAAGAAATGGTAATTGTTCGTTTAGGATTAACCAAAAATGCAGATGTTAACCATTTTCTTAGTGAGATATTAAACTCTTTTAAATAA
- a CDS encoding aminotransferase class V-fold PLP-dependent enzyme produces the protein MLDIKKIRADFPILKRKVHGKPLIYFDNGATSQTPTVVIDAIIDYYSNYNANIHRGVHTLSQEATDKYEEARIKIQKHFNAKHAYEIILTAGTTESVNIVASGFSSLLQEGDEVIVSALEHHSNIVPWQMMCEKAGAILRVIPMDEDGSLRIDLYDEMLSNKTKLVFCNHVSNALGTINPIETIIDKAHKFGAYVLIDGAQACPHIKPDVQALDVDFYVVSAHKMCGPTGVGILYGKQELLEKLPPYQGGGEMIDTVTFEKTTYAGLPHKFEAGTPNICGGIAFGVAVDYMNSIGFENIQKTEHELLNYATEKLLTIDGLKIYGTSTKTSVISFNIEGIHPYDIGSILDKLGIAVRTGHHCAQPIMDFYRIPGTVRASLSFYNTKEEIDIMIEAVQKAKMMLS, from the coding sequence ATGCTAGATATCAAAAAAATCCGTGCAGATTTTCCTATTCTTAAAAGAAAAGTGCATGGAAAACCATTAATATATTTCGATAACGGAGCTACATCACAAACTCCAACTGTAGTAATTGATGCTATTATTGATTACTACTCTAATTACAACGCAAACATTCACCGTGGTGTTCATACTTTAAGTCAAGAAGCCACTGATAAATATGAAGAAGCTAGAATTAAAATTCAAAAACATTTTAATGCTAAACATGCTTACGAAATCATTTTAACAGCTGGAACTACAGAAAGTGTAAACATTGTAGCTTCAGGATTTTCTTCACTATTACAAGAAGGTGATGAAGTAATTGTTTCAGCATTAGAACATCATTCTAATATTGTTCCTTGGCAAATGATGTGTGAAAAAGCTGGTGCAATTTTACGAGTAATACCCATGGATGAAGACGGTTCTTTACGAATCGACCTTTATGATGAAATGTTAAGTAACAAAACCAAATTGGTCTTCTGTAATCATGTATCGAATGCTTTAGGTACAATAAATCCTATTGAAACTATTATTGACAAAGCTCATAAATTTGGTGCTTACGTTTTAATAGATGGAGCACAAGCTTGTCCTCACATTAAACCAGATGTACAAGCATTAGATGTTGATTTTTATGTGGTTTCTGCTCATAAAATGTGCGGACCTACTGGTGTTGGAATTTTATATGGAAAACAAGAACTATTAGAAAAACTACCTCCTTACCAAGGTGGAGGAGAGATGATAGACACCGTAACTTTTGAGAAAACTACTTATGCTGGTTTGCCTCATAAATTTGAAGCAGGAACTCCAAACATCTGTGGAGGAATTGCTTTTGGAGTAGCTGTAGATTATATGAATTCTATAGGGTTTGAAAATATTCAAAAGACAGAACATGAACTTTTGAATTATGCTACCGAAAAACTTTTAACTATTGATGGTTTAAAGATATATGGTACTTCTACTAAGACCTCAGTGATTTCATTCAATATAGAAGGAATACATCCTTATGATATTGGTTCTATTTTAGATAAATTGGGAATAGCAGTAAGAACAGGTCATCATTGCGCCCAACCCATAATGGATTTTTATAGAATTCCTGGAACCGTGAGAGCTTCTTTGAGTTTTTATAATACCA